In Brachyhypopomus gauderio isolate BG-103 chromosome 11, BGAUD_0.2, whole genome shotgun sequence, a single genomic region encodes these proteins:
- the LOC143527394 gene encoding uncharacterized protein LOC143527394 — MLDVNMVTSMATAAPTCQLSAAWVQKQSNTPGGEERTWRRGTHLEGRNTPGGEKHTWRRGTHLEGRNTPGGEKHTWRGETHLEERNAPGGEEHTWRGETHLEERNAPGGEERTWRGETHLEERNAPGGEEHTWRGETHLEERNAPGGEERTWRGGTHLEGRNTPGGEKHTWRRGTHLEERNAPGGEEHTWRGETHLEERNAPGGEERTWRRGTHLEERNTPGGEKHTWRRGTHLEGRNTPGGEEHTWRRGTHLEERNTPGGEETLRHREKQEMLGSVDLVCPFMMSHLSHFLSNYKRFFRSL; from the coding sequence ATGTTGGATGTCAACATGGTAACCTCCATGGCAACGGCAGCACCGACCTGCCAGCTTTCAGCTGCATGGGTGCAAAAACAGAGTaacacacctggaggagaggaACGCACCTGGAGGAGAGGAACACACCTGGAGGGGAGAAACACACCTGGAGGGGAGaaacacacctggaggagaggaACACACCTGGAGGGGAGAAACACACCTGGAGGGGAGAAACACACCTGGAGGGGAGaaacacacctggaggagaggaACGCACCTGGAGGAGAGGAACACACCTGGAGGGGAGaaacacacctggaggagaggaACGCACCTGGAGGAGAGGAACGCACCTGGAGGGGAGaaacacacctggaggagaggaACGCACCTGGAGGAGAGGAACACACCTGGAGGGGAGaaacacacctggaggagaggaACGCACCTGGAGGAGAGGAACGCACCTGGAGGGGAGGAACACACCTGGAGGGGAGAAACACACCTGGAGGGGAGaaacacacctggaggagaggaACGCACCTGGAGGAGAGGAACGCACCTGGAGGAGAGGAACACACCTGGAGGGGAGaaacacacctggaggagaggaACGCACCTGGAGGAGAGGAACGCACCTGGAGGAGAGGAACGCACCTGGAGGAGAGGAACACACCTGGAGGGGAGaaacacacctggaggagaggaACACACCTGGAGGGGAGaaacacacctggaggagaggaacacacctggaggagaggaacacacctggaggagaggaACACACCTGGAGGGGAGGAAACGTTAAGGCATCGAGAGAAGCAGGAAATGTTGGGGAGTGTTGATCTGGTCTGTCCCTTCATGATGTCACACTTGAGTCATTTTCTCAGTAATTATAAAAGGTTTTTTCGGTCATTATAA